The Deltaproteobacteria bacterium genome has a segment encoding these proteins:
- the asnB gene encoding asparagine synthase (glutamine-hydrolyzing): MLRALSHRGPDGSGIAIRDTAILGNARLAITDLREDAALPWSRRNDPSGACLAYNGALLNGADLRARLIGHEFRSSSDAEVVFAWLSKYGAAGVSDLVGHFSLAFFDPHGRSFLARDLYGPRPLFYVIHRGALYFGSELKALVQVPGISVQPNISGLADFLTLAYIPGEQTAFENIWELEAGHILYIDELTPWRFADHHFDEVTDLSFDEAVGQVRDAMVRSVADAVDVDAPIGSTLSGGIDTSSIVCMAARHIPKLKTYSIRMGEKSFDESVYQRMVAKHVGAQHREITVGPEDVLKRWSETVQALDEPLGDGAAIPSYILADIASQEVKVLLSGEGGDEVFNAYETHGAALFRSGYRRWVPGAIRTVVSRLVHQLPVRHHKLSFDFVARRIVDGCEMDVCAAHVHWRHCLPPNYREGIFPGFVPERPERWFEKTFDRVRAHSDIDRISAVDLEHFLVGDLMVKNDRTFMAHGIEGRFPWLDQRLGRLMRTMPHRWRIRSVLERRFLEKKAIEPFVPKQILRRTNMGLEMPHSGWFKGPWRPWLESMLHRDRVRQLSWLNPVMVEEIMGLHLANKQDYGRLLWCLCNLVEWHEQYIQG; encoded by the coding sequence ATGCTCCGCGCACTGTCGCACAGAGGACCGGATGGTAGCGGTATAGCCATTCGAGATACGGCCATCTTAGGCAATGCTCGATTGGCCATCACTGATTTACGAGAAGATGCGGCGCTCCCGTGGTCTCGGAGAAACGACCCCAGCGGGGCCTGCCTAGCCTACAATGGTGCCTTGCTAAATGGCGCAGATCTTAGGGCCCGTTTAATCGGTCATGAATTTCGAAGCTCATCCGATGCAGAAGTTGTATTTGCGTGGCTCTCAAAGTACGGTGCGGCCGGTGTGAGCGACCTTGTCGGGCACTTTTCACTCGCCTTTTTTGACCCTCATGGCCGTTCTTTTTTAGCCCGCGACCTCTATGGGCCCCGACCACTTTTTTACGTCATTCATCGAGGCGCTTTATATTTTGGTTCTGAACTAAAGGCGTTAGTCCAAGTGCCAGGTATTTCGGTTCAGCCTAATATTTCTGGACTCGCCGATTTTTTAACTTTGGCTTATATACCCGGTGAGCAAACCGCATTCGAAAACATATGGGAACTCGAAGCTGGTCACATTTTATATATTGACGAGCTTACTCCTTGGCGTTTTGCAGATCATCATTTCGATGAAGTAACGGATCTCTCGTTTGATGAAGCGGTTGGGCAGGTTCGCGATGCGATGGTGCGTTCGGTGGCGGATGCGGTGGATGTTGACGCTCCTATCGGTTCGACGCTCTCTGGTGGTATTGATACCAGTAGTATTGTTTGTATGGCTGCTCGTCACATCCCGAAACTGAAAACCTATTCAATTCGGATGGGTGAAAAGTCGTTCGATGAGTCTGTTTACCAGCGGATGGTAGCTAAACACGTGGGTGCACAGCACCGAGAAATAACGGTTGGTCCCGAAGACGTACTCAAGAGATGGTCTGAAACGGTTCAAGCTCTCGATGAGCCGCTGGGGGATGGAGCGGCGATACCAAGTTATATTCTGGCCGATATCGCTAGCCAAGAGGTTAAGGTTCTGCTTTCTGGGGAGGGTGGAGATGAGGTATTTAATGCTTATGAAACTCATGGCGCAGCACTTTTTCGCAGTGGTTACCGTCGCTGGGTTCCTGGAGCCATAAGGACAGTGGTCTCCCGGCTGGTTCATCAGTTGCCTGTTCGTCACCATAAGTTGAGCTTTGATTTTGTCGCTCGGCGAATCGTCGACGGCTGTGAGATGGATGTTTGCGCCGCTCATGTTCATTGGAGGCATTGTCTACCACCGAATTATAGAGAAGGAATTTTTCCGGGTTTTGTGCCCGAACGACCCGAGCGTTGGTTTGAGAAGACGTTTGACCGAGTTCGGGCACATTCCGACATAGACAGAATAAGTGCCGTCGATCTAGAGCACTTTCTCGTAGGTGATCTGATGGTGAAGAATGACCGAACTTTTATGGCACATGGCATCGAGGGACGTTTTCCATGGCTGGACCAAAGGCTTGGTCGCTTGATGCGTACTATGCCGCATCGCTGGCGTATTCGTTCTGTGTTAGAGCGTCGATTTTTGGAAAAAAAAGCCATCGAGCCATTTGTTCCCAAACAGATTCTAAGAAGGACCAATATGGGGTTGGAAATGCCACACAGCGGCTGGTTCAAAGGTCCATGGCGACCCTGGTTGGAATCCATGTTGCACCGAGATCGGGTTCGGCAGCTCTCTTGGCTGAACCCTGTGATGGTCGAGGAAATCATGGGTTTGCACTTGGCAAATAAACAGGATTACGGGCGGTTGCTTTGGTGTTTATGCAATCTTGTTGAGTGGCACGAACAATATATTCAGGGGTAA